A stretch of the Nosocomiicoccus ampullae genome encodes the following:
- a CDS encoding pyrimidine-nucleoside phosphorylase, giving the protein MVRMIDIITKKRDNVELTKEEIKTFVEGYTNGDIPDYQASSLLMAIFLNGMTKDEVSALTMEMVDSGDKIDLSDINGVKVDKHSTGGVGDTTTLVLAPLVAAVGVPVPKMSGRGLGHTGGTVDKLEAMEGFHVELSQEEFVNLVNEQKLALVGQSGNLTPADKLIYALRDVTGTVNSIPLIASSIMSKKIAAGADGIVLDVKVGDGAFMKNEKDAEALAHTMVQIGNSVGRNTMAVISSMEEPLGYAIGNALEVIEAIDTLKGEGPEDLTELSLVLGSQMVVLGKKADTLEEAREMLEKAIEDGSALEKFRQLIESQGGNGDVIDDYNLLPTAEYKVEVKSDVSGYVTQIESENMGVAASILGAGRETKESEIDLAVGIVLEKKVGDKVETGDTLAVIHSNKENVDDVIERVKNCYSFGDDEVHPTLIKKVITE; this is encoded by the coding sequence ATGGTTAGAATGATTGATATTATCACTAAAAAACGTGATAACGTTGAACTTACAAAAGAAGAAATTAAAACATTTGTAGAAGGATATACAAATGGAGATATCCCAGACTATCAAGCATCGAGTTTACTTATGGCAATCTTTTTAAATGGTATGACAAAAGATGAAGTGTCTGCACTTACGATGGAAATGGTAGATTCTGGAGATAAAATCGATTTATCAGATATTAACGGCGTTAAAGTTGACAAGCACTCTACTGGAGGTGTCGGTGATACGACGACACTCGTACTTGCACCACTTGTTGCAGCAGTTGGTGTACCTGTTCCTAAAATGAGTGGACGTGGCCTTGGCCATACTGGTGGAACAGTCGACAAACTAGAAGCGATGGAAGGATTCCATGTTGAGTTATCACAAGAAGAATTCGTTAACTTAGTGAACGAACAAAAACTTGCGTTAGTCGGACAATCTGGTAACTTAACGCCGGCAGATAAATTAATATACGCACTACGTGACGTAACAGGAACAGTAAACTCCATTCCGTTAATTGCAAGTTCAATTATGTCTAAAAAAATTGCGGCAGGTGCTGATGGTATCGTGTTAGACGTAAAAGTCGGTGACGGAGCGTTTATGAAAAATGAAAAAGATGCTGAAGCACTCGCGCATACAATGGTTCAAATTGGTAATAGTGTTGGACGTAATACGATGGCAGTAATTTCAAGTATGGAAGAACCACTCGGTTACGCAATTGGTAATGCGCTCGAAGTCATCGAAGCAATTGACACTTTAAAAGGTGAAGGTCCAGAAGATTTAACAGAATTATCACTTGTACTTGGTAGCCAAATGGTTGTACTTGGTAAAAAAGCAGATACGTTAGAAGAAGCACGTGAGATGCTTGAAAAAGCAATCGAAGACGGATCAGCACTAGAGAAATTTAGACAACTTATTGAAAGTCAAGGCGGTAATGGAGATGTTATCGATGACTACAACTTACTTCCAACAGCAGAGTATAAAGTAGAAGTAAAATCTGACGTATCAGGTTACGTGACTCAAATCGAATCAGAAAACATGGGAGTTGCAGCATCTATTTTAGGTGCAGGTCGTGAAACAAAAGAAAGTGAAATAGATTTAGCAGTCGGAATTGTGTTAGAGAAAAAAGTCGGAGACAAAGTTGAAACAGGTGACACATTAGCAGTAATTCACTCAAATAAAGAGAATGTCGACGACGTCATTGAACGCGTTAAAAACTGCTACTCATTTGGAGATGATGAGGTTCATCCGACATTAATTAAAAAAGTAATCACAGAATAG
- a CDS encoding UTP--glucose-1-phosphate uridylyltransferase translates to MKEWILQYDLLSDDSKRKLDEQLKTLDLNEIESVYDDVYVNQQAFDTSNVTEVPYVTKDDLNVEALKSLANSSINDGKVAVLLMAGGQGTRLGYDGPKGTFKFDDVSLFELQARQISKYNNVHWYIMTSDINHDETLKFFEENNYFNLKRENIHFFKQEHFPSLSKDGKLLLTKNEDVMITPNGNGGIFSALKTSGMLDDMKSRGIEAVFMNNVDNVVVKVLDEILVGLHLKENNEVTSKSITPKENESVGRLALVDGKKSVVEYTEIPEGEDSSFKNANIGIHVFSVDFLERAAHTKMPYHLALKNLEFLDGDLNLVKEEALKFEKFYFDVFHIAEKHNTLQVDRAGEFSPLKNREGQDSVEAARRDLESFNLI, encoded by the coding sequence TTGAAAGAATGGATTTTACAGTACGATTTGTTAAGTGACGACTCAAAACGTAAATTAGACGAGCAATTAAAGACATTAGATTTAAATGAAATTGAATCTGTGTATGACGACGTTTATGTTAATCAGCAAGCATTCGATACTTCAAACGTTACAGAAGTGCCGTATGTTACAAAAGATGATTTAAATGTTGAAGCGTTAAAATCACTCGCGAACTCTTCTATTAATGATGGAAAAGTTGCGGTACTTTTAATGGCCGGTGGTCAAGGCACGCGTTTAGGTTATGATGGACCGAAAGGAACATTTAAGTTTGACGATGTATCATTGTTTGAGTTACAAGCGCGACAAATTTCAAAATATAATAACGTGCACTGGTATATTATGACGAGTGATATTAACCATGATGAGACATTAAAATTCTTTGAGGAAAATAATTACTTTAATCTCAAGAGAGAAAATATTCATTTCTTTAAACAAGAGCACTTCCCGTCATTATCAAAAGACGGCAAACTACTCTTAACTAAAAATGAAGACGTCATGATCACACCAAACGGCAACGGTGGTATATTTAGTGCATTAAAAACAAGTGGCATGTTAGACGATATGAAATCTCGTGGTATTGAAGCGGTATTTATGAATAACGTTGACAATGTTGTCGTAAAAGTACTTGATGAAATCCTTGTTGGGCTTCATTTAAAAGAAAATAATGAAGTGACGTCAAAATCAATTACACCAAAAGAGAATGAAAGTGTTGGGCGCTTAGCTTTAGTTGATGGAAAGAAAAGTGTCGTAGAATATACCGAGATTCCTGAAGGTGAAGACAGCTCATTTAAAAACGCTAATATCGGAATTCACGTATTTAGCGTCGACTTTTTAGAGCGTGCAGCGCACACAAAAATGCCATATCACTTGGCGCTTAAAAACTTAGAGTTTCTAGATGGAGATTTAAACCTCGTAAAAGAAGAAGCGTTAAAATTTGAGAAGTTTTATTTTGATGTGTTTCATATTGCTGAAAAACATAATACGCTTCAGGTGGATCGTGCCGGAGAGTTCTCTCCACTTAAAAATCGAGAAGGTCAAGATAGTGTAGAAGCTGCGCGTCGTGATCTTGAAAGTTTTAATCTGATATAA
- the trhA gene encoding PAQR family membrane homeostasis protein TrhA yields the protein MTEKVIRPERTLKNIVPLSFGEEVGNSVSHGVAMLLFIFLLPFTAVYMYVDGGALHAIGGSIFVISIITMFLSSTIYHIMAPGTHHKYVMRLIDHSCIYIAIAGTYTPVAISVIGGFWGYTILILQWSAAVLGVLYKTLSPRVSPKISLAFYLVMGWMILPFLPTLLFDTNIMFIIMLSLGGVLYTIGAWFYAQKDRKYFHMIWHFFIIAASVAQYVGIVFYMI from the coding sequence ATGACAGAAAAAGTGATTAGACCAGAAAGAACTCTAAAGAATATTGTGCCCCTATCTTTTGGTGAAGAAGTTGGAAACAGTGTGAGTCACGGAGTTGCGATGTTGCTGTTTATCTTTTTACTACCATTTACTGCAGTATATATGTATGTGGATGGTGGAGCACTTCATGCAATTGGTGGTAGTATTTTCGTTATTTCAATAATTACGATGTTTCTATCATCGACGATTTACCATATTATGGCACCTGGAACGCACCATAAATATGTCATGCGTCTCATTGACCACAGTTGTATTTACATTGCAATTGCAGGAACTTATACACCGGTTGCAATTAGTGTTATCGGTGGCTTTTGGGGGTATACGATTTTAATCCTTCAGTGGAGCGCAGCGGTTTTAGGAGTATTGTATAAAACGTTAAGTCCAAGAGTTAGCCCTAAAATTAGTCTCGCGTTTTACCTCGTCATGGGATGGATGATTTTACCCTTTCTACCGACGCTTTTATTTGATACAAATATTATGTTTATAATTATGCTCTCACTTGGGGGAGTGCTATATACAATCGGTGCATGGTTTTATGCACAAAAAGATAGAAAATACTTCCATATGATTTGGCATTTCTTCATTATTGCAGCAAGTGTTGCGCAGTATGTTGGAATTGTATTTTATATGATTTAA
- a CDS encoding Mrp/NBP35 family ATP-binding protein — MITESEARQIVENVKDPILNVPISETNGIESLKIIEDKDHVSLKILIGRLGGQEQLDLQIKIVNKLKEAGAKSVGLRFDELPEEEINKHKATMGNEYENQFDMEKTKFISVASGKGGVGKSTVTVNLAVKLQKLGKKVGIIDADIYGFSVPDMMGIRTQPEVKDKKIIPVERFGVQVISMGFFVEENTPVIWRGPMLGKMLTSFFKEVVWGDLDYLILDLPPGTGDVALDVHQMLPESKEIIVTTPHPTAAFVAARAGAMAKQTDHEVLGVVENMSYFESKETGNKEYIFGKGGGQKLADELNVPLLGQIPLGQPDFDEDDFAPSVYLEGEISDHYEEIAKRIIEEEE; from the coding sequence ATGATAACAGAATCAGAGGCGCGTCAAATTGTAGAAAACGTGAAAGATCCAATTCTTAACGTGCCAATTTCTGAAACGAATGGCATTGAGTCATTAAAAATTATCGAAGATAAAGATCATGTCAGTTTAAAAATTTTAATTGGACGTCTAGGTGGACAAGAGCAACTAGACTTACAAATTAAAATTGTAAATAAATTAAAAGAAGCAGGCGCTAAAAGTGTGGGGCTTCGTTTTGATGAATTACCAGAAGAAGAAATCAATAAACATAAAGCAACAATGGGTAATGAATATGAAAATCAATTTGATATGGAGAAAACAAAATTCATTTCTGTTGCATCTGGTAAAGGTGGCGTTGGTAAATCAACTGTTACGGTTAACCTAGCAGTAAAATTACAAAAACTCGGTAAAAAAGTAGGGATTATCGACGCAGACATTTACGGATTCAGTGTTCCAGATATGATGGGTATTCGAACACAACCAGAAGTTAAAGATAAAAAAATCATTCCAGTCGAAAGATTCGGCGTACAAGTAATTTCAATGGGCTTCTTCGTTGAAGAAAACACACCTGTAATTTGGAGAGGTCCAATGCTTGGTAAAATGTTAACAAGCTTCTTTAAAGAAGTCGTGTGGGGTGACTTAGATTACTTAATCCTTGACTTACCACCTGGTACAGGGGATGTTGCGTTAGATGTACACCAAATGTTACCAGAAAGTAAAGAGATTATTGTTACAACGCCACATCCAACAGCAGCGTTTGTTGCAGCACGCGCAGGTGCAATGGCGAAACAAACAGATCACGAGGTGCTCGGTGTCGTTGAAAACATGTCTTACTTTGAAAGTAAAGAGACAGGTAACAAAGAATATATCTTTGGTAAAGGTGGCGGACAAAAACTTGCAGACGAATTAAATGTCCCGCTACTTGGTCAAATCCCACTTGGACAACCAGATTTTGATGAAGATGATTTTGCACCGTCAGTATATCTTGAAGGTGAAATTAGCGATCATTACGAAGAAATCGCAAAAAGAATTATTGAGGAAGAAGAATGA
- a CDS encoding KinB-signaling pathway activation protein, translated as MSSKFVVRFYFTTLLIGVVVATIVSLFTEYENVTSQLFRGHFAEFFVGLVWIIGYGLIIATVAQVVFYIYLFINPLGLGIFRSFWPYVQILLIMYAIFDLFYLRFFKVGRDHGSTFEFIWIPIIVVIVGFVIAYFKNKQVTNKNVFVPSLFFMIFMTSLTLLPFISVEDTTWIYRSIFTVLVLNAYQLLRLPKYIEASKEDKIARGVTKRK; from the coding sequence ATGAGTTCGAAATTCGTAGTAAGGTTTTACTTTACGACATTATTAATTGGTGTTGTAGTCGCAACAATTGTAAGTTTGTTTACAGAATATGAAAACGTAACGAGTCAATTATTTAGAGGTCACTTTGCAGAGTTCTTTGTAGGACTCGTATGGATTATCGGTTATGGCTTGATTATTGCGACTGTAGCACAAGTGGTCTTTTATATATATCTATTTATAAACCCACTTGGCCTTGGAATATTTAGAAGTTTTTGGCCGTATGTTCAAATACTACTTATAATGTATGCGATATTCGATTTATTTTATTTACGATTTTTCAAAGTCGGTCGCGATCACGGCTCGACATTTGAATTTATATGGATTCCTATAATAGTAGTAATCGTTGGATTTGTCATTGCGTACTTTAAAAATAAACAAGTGACAAACAAAAATGTATTTGTCCCATCATTATTTTTTATGATATTTATGACATCTTTAACATTACTACCATTCATTTCCGTCGAAGATACAACATGGATTTACCGTTCAATTTTCACAGTACTCGTATTAAATGCGTATCAATTACTCAGATTACCTAAATATATCGAAGCATCTAAAGAAGATAAAATTGCACGTGGTGTTACGAAGAGAAAATAA
- the rocF gene encoding arginase, whose translation MGLEIDLIGATTAFGQGKPGVSFGPDALRMAGIVGMLSKNGHNVLDKGNVSGKYAHNFEKNDVSITDDLKNLEEVLDYSEKLAKLTSNSIENNHFPLTIGGDHSLALGSLSGIAPHYKDLGVIWLDAHGDLNTAETSPSGNIHGMILAQLLGIGNDKLTSINGYQTKLKAENIVLIGVRDLDDGEKELIKEKNILTFSMSDVRELGLNEVLRRTLKHLEHTDGLHLSFDVDSIDPMEVKGTGTKVPGGLFTSEVIMFMEELSKKDKLTSMDLVEVNPLLDDQNKTAETAVWITEYLFGKRTR comes from the coding sequence ATGGGGTTAGAGATTGATCTAATTGGGGCAACAACTGCCTTTGGTCAAGGCAAGCCAGGAGTGTCATTTGGACCAGACGCATTAAGAATGGCTGGAATTGTTGGAATGTTATCTAAAAATGGACATAATGTTTTAGATAAAGGAAATGTATCTGGTAAGTATGCCCATAATTTCGAAAAAAATGATGTTTCAATAACTGATGATTTAAAGAACTTAGAAGAAGTTCTTGATTATTCTGAGAAACTTGCTAAATTAACTTCAAATTCTATAGAAAACAATCATTTCCCACTAACAATTGGTGGTGATCATTCGTTAGCCCTTGGTAGTTTATCTGGTATTGCGCCACATTATAAAGATTTAGGTGTCATTTGGTTAGATGCGCATGGTGATTTAAATACAGCTGAAACTTCACCGAGTGGTAATATTCATGGTATGATCTTAGCGCAGTTACTCGGTATCGGAAATGACAAGTTAACGTCAATTAACGGCTATCAAACTAAACTAAAAGCTGAAAACATTGTTTTAATAGGTGTAAGAGACTTAGACGATGGTGAAAAAGAGTTAATTAAAGAAAAAAATATTTTAACATTCTCTATGAGTGATGTTAGAGAACTTGGCTTAAACGAAGTGCTTAGAAGGACGCTAAAGCATCTAGAGCATACAGATGGGCTTCATTTATCATTTGACGTAGATTCAATCGATCCAATGGAAGTAAAAGGGACAGGGACAAAGGTACCTGGAGGATTATTTACTTCTGAAGTGATTATGTTTATGGAAGAACTAAGTAAAAAAGATAAATTAACATCTATGGATTTAGTAGAAGTAAATCCATTACTCGATGATCAGAATAAGACAGCAGAAACAGCAGTATGGATAACTGAATACTTATTTGGTAAACGAACAAGATAA
- a CDS encoding helix-turn-helix domain-containing protein: MIGRRIKELRNSQKLTQKELSDGIVSRTYLSLIEKGSVQPSNNVLVKLSKRLGVSVNDLMVESQNYQYSDIDMSREIIFYENKVKNKEYDVISDFIEERFEEKEDIQKIDLARIYLIYSEYYINTSHYKTGKDYLTRAENILLKMPINDYYIRYTILLSNIHLKDDDVDSALDVLERAKTEISYTNQFQLEMIQILYLMTKAYFKKAQYYTVIRLTNELEKLSRQLQLDYKVNKVRYMKSISLYHEKKFDTLELLTENHNEIYDKVLYTYCLIVKGDVKSARQVYETIEPTRRYEALNEIIDDLNERFSSIM; this comes from the coding sequence ATGATAGGGAGAAGAATTAAAGAGTTAAGAAATAGTCAAAAACTTACTCAAAAAGAATTATCTGATGGCATCGTATCTAGAACGTACTTAAGTTTAATTGAAAAAGGATCGGTACAGCCTTCAAATAATGTTTTAGTTAAACTGAGTAAACGTTTAGGTGTCAGCGTCAATGACCTAATGGTAGAAAGTCAAAACTATCAGTATAGTGACATCGATATGAGCCGTGAGATAATTTTTTATGAGAATAAAGTAAAAAATAAAGAGTATGATGTTATTTCTGATTTTATAGAAGAACGGTTTGAAGAGAAAGAAGATATTCAAAAAATTGACCTAGCGAGAATTTATTTAATTTATAGTGAGTATTATATAAATACCTCACACTATAAAACAGGTAAAGATTATTTAACACGTGCTGAAAATATTCTTCTAAAAATGCCGATTAATGATTATTATATTCGTTATACGATATTACTCAGCAATATTCACTTAAAAGATGATGATGTAGATAGTGCATTAGACGTATTAGAGCGAGCAAAAACTGAAATTTCATATACTAATCAGTTTCAGTTAGAGATGATTCAAATCTTATATTTAATGACAAAGGCATATTTTAAAAAAGCGCAGTATTACACTGTGATTCGCCTTACTAATGAACTTGAAAAATTAAGTCGACAACTACAACTCGACTATAAAGTAAATAAAGTACGGTATATGAAGAGTATCAGCCTATATCATGAAAAGAAATTTGATACACTAGAGTTACTTACAGAAAATCATAACGAAATATACGATAAAGTATTATATACGTATTGTTTAATCGTAAAAGGAGACGTGAAAAGTGCACGTCAAGTTTACGAAACAATCGAGCCGACACGTCGATATGAAGCGCTCAACGAGATTATTGATGATTTAAATGAGCGTTTTAGTTCGATTATGTAG
- the cdaA gene encoding diadenylate cyclase CdaA: MLLGKLFEETTTLHLITSIVDLLIVWFVFYQLINVIKGTKAIQLIKGIFFIIIGRAVSDFLDLTTTTQIFDLVLQWGFLAVIVIFQPELRRALEQLGRGRIFKKSAVNKEDELQKYREEMITAVKYMAKRRIGALIVFERETGLKDYIETGTPMHADLTSGLLINVFVPNTPLHDGAMIIQGDKIITAGSYLPLSESNKISKDLGTRHRAAVGISEVTDAFTVVISEETGDISTTINSKLNKSISLEDLEEELKDYWQITNNKKEGGGLFARK, translated from the coding sequence ATGCTTCTAGGAAAATTGTTTGAAGAAACAACGACATTGCATTTAATCACGAGTATCGTGGATTTATTAATTGTATGGTTTGTATTCTATCAATTAATTAATGTGATTAAAGGAACAAAAGCGATACAGCTTATCAAAGGTATATTTTTCATAATTATCGGTCGAGCAGTCAGTGATTTCTTGGATCTCACGACGACGACGCAAATTTTTGACTTAGTATTACAATGGGGATTCTTAGCAGTGATTGTAATATTCCAACCCGAGTTACGACGCGCACTCGAACAACTTGGTAGAGGAAGAATATTTAAAAAGTCAGCAGTGAATAAAGAAGATGAATTACAAAAATATCGTGAAGAAATGATTACTGCGGTGAAATATATGGCTAAACGTAGAATCGGTGCCCTTATTGTATTTGAACGTGAAACGGGCTTAAAAGACTACATTGAAACAGGTACGCCAATGCATGCAGATTTAACATCAGGATTACTTATTAACGTATTCGTGCCAAATACTCCACTTCACGATGGTGCGATGATTATCCAAGGAGATAAAATAATTACAGCAGGAAGTTATTTGCCACTTTCAGAGAGTAATAAAATCAGCAAAGATCTTGGAACAAGACACCGAGCAGCTGTTGGTATTTCCGAAGTAACAGATGCATTTACAGTTGTTATTTCAGAAGAAACGGGAGATATTTCTACGACAATTAATAGTAAACTAAATAAAAGTATCTCACTCGAAGATCTTGAAGAAGAACTAAAAGACTATTGGCAAATCACGAATAATAAAAAAGAAGGGGGTGGCCTATTTGCTAGAAAGTAA
- a CDS encoding YbbR-like domain-containing protein codes for MLESKPGILIVSLLLALFMFASANKIFEDFNLFGENSGKDNVTIENVPVNVKYDEDNLFVSGAQESVQVNLSGPPSKIKQLQTTQDFTVELDLTNYELGEYEVDYDVKGLPENVTATPLPKKTTVSIQNVVEQTFEVQAEVNESRMSSKYTIDSIQTDPKVVTIRGGEDDMARIQYVRAMISGTEKITESITENTDVSVFDGQYNKLDVIIEPSKVDVSINVEENKKEVPLYLNTIGELESDYQLDGAKLKEDTITIYGEQSVLDEINEVYADLDLKDVGESGSFNTQLNLPNNISKTEPTNVKAEVKISKK; via the coding sequence TTGCTAGAAAGTAAACCAGGTATCCTCATCGTGTCACTATTACTTGCTTTATTTATGTTTGCGAGCGCAAATAAAATATTTGAAGATTTTAATCTGTTTGGAGAAAATTCTGGAAAAGATAATGTAACGATAGAAAACGTGCCAGTGAATGTTAAATATGACGAAGATAATTTATTCGTCAGTGGTGCACAAGAAAGTGTACAAGTGAATTTATCTGGCCCACCTTCAAAAATTAAACAACTACAAACGACACAAGATTTTACTGTAGAATTAGATTTAACAAATTATGAACTTGGTGAATATGAAGTAGATTATGATGTCAAAGGGTTACCAGAAAATGTTACTGCGACTCCGTTACCTAAAAAAACGACGGTTTCAATTCAAAATGTAGTGGAACAAACTTTTGAAGTACAAGCAGAAGTAAATGAAAGCCGGATGTCTTCAAAATATACAATCGATTCTATTCAGACAGATCCTAAAGTCGTCACTATACGCGGCGGAGAAGATGATATGGCACGTATACAATACGTACGTGCGATGATTTCAGGAACAGAAAAAATTACTGAATCCATTACGGAAAATACGGATGTTAGTGTCTTTGATGGACAATATAACAAGTTAGACGTTATTATAGAGCCTAGTAAAGTTGATGTGAGTATCAATGTTGAAGAAAATAAAAAAGAAGTCCCACTATACTTGAATACGATTGGTGAGTTGGAGTCAGATTATCAACTTGATGGTGCGAAGTTAAAAGAAGATACAATCACAATATACGGTGAACAAAGCGTACTTGACGAAATTAATGAAGTATACGCAGATTTAGATTTAAAAGATGTTGGGGAGTCTGGTAGTTTTAATACACAATTAAACTTACCGAATAATATATCTAAAACAGAACCAACAAATGTGAAAGCTGAAGTAAAAATTAGTAAAAAGTAG
- the glmM gene encoding phosphoglucosamine mutase — MGKYFGTDGVRGIANDFLTPELAFKLGRIGGSVLLDEINEERPRVLIGRDTRISGEMLESALIAGLLSIGAEVIRLGVISTPGVAYLTKDMEADLGVMISASHNPVEDNGIKFFKNDGFKLDDETEEKIERLLETDETLPRPTGVEVGFITDFFEGGQKYLSHLKSTIDGDLLDQHIVLDGAHGATYSLAPYLFGDLEADVVTIGCNPDGTNINDGFGSTHPEKLQEKVLEVEADFGLAFDGDGDRLIAVDDKGEIVDGDRIMYILAKDLKENGLLNEDMVVSTVMSNLGFYQALEKIDIKSDKTKVGDRYVVEEMKAHNYNLGGEQSGHIIMLDHNTTGDGLLTGIHLAHIIKKSGKKLSELHSEMKKFPQELVNVKVEDKYHVTDNEKVKEIMAEVQEEMAGNGRILVRASGTEPLVRVMVEAETEEKAKEFATRIAEVVEKEMGL, encoded by the coding sequence ATGGGAAAGTATTTTGGAACAGATGGCGTTAGAGGTATAGCAAACGACTTTTTAACACCAGAATTAGCATTTAAACTTGGACGTATCGGTGGATCGGTTTTATTAGATGAAATTAATGAAGAAAGACCACGCGTCTTAATCGGAAGAGATACACGTATCTCAGGTGAAATGTTAGAGTCGGCATTAATTGCAGGGTTATTATCGATTGGTGCTGAAGTCATTCGACTCGGTGTGATTTCAACACCAGGTGTTGCATACCTTACAAAAGATATGGAAGCAGATTTAGGTGTAATGATTTCTGCGTCACATAACCCAGTTGAAGACAATGGTATTAAATTTTTCAAAAACGATGGTTTTAAATTAGACGATGAAACTGAAGAGAAAATCGAACGCCTATTAGAGACAGATGAAACACTTCCACGCCCAACAGGTGTTGAGGTTGGATTCATTACAGACTTCTTTGAAGGCGGTCAAAAATATCTAAGCCATTTAAAATCAACGATTGACGGTGATTTACTTGACCAGCATATCGTTCTTGATGGTGCACACGGTGCGACATACTCACTTGCACCATACTTATTTGGTGATTTAGAGGCAGATGTTGTAACAATTGGATGTAATCCAGACGGTACAAACATTAACGATGGCTTCGGATCGACGCATCCAGAAAAGCTTCAAGAAAAAGTATTAGAAGTTGAAGCGGACTTTGGGTTAGCATTTGACGGTGATGGTGACCGTTTAATTGCGGTTGACGACAAAGGTGAAATCGTCGACGGTGATAGGATTATGTATATTCTTGCAAAAGACCTAAAAGAAAATGGTCTTTTAAATGAAGACATGGTTGTAAGTACAGTAATGAGTAACTTAGGATTCTACCAAGCGTTAGAAAAAATCGATATCAAAAGTGATAAAACAAAAGTCGGAGACCGCTACGTCGTTGAAGAAATGAAAGCACATAACTACAACCTAGGTGGAGAACAGTCTGGACATATTATTATGTTAGATCACAACACAACTGGTGATGGATTACTTACAGGTATCCACTTAGCACATATCATTAAAAAGAGTGGTAAAAAATTAAGCGAGCTTCATAGCGAAATGAAAAAGTTCCCTCAAGAACTCGTGAATGTAAAAGTAGAAGATAAGTATCACGTCACAGATAACGAAAAAGTAAAGGAAATTATGGCTGAAGTTCAAGAAGAAATGGCAGGAAACGGTCGTATATTAGTGCGAGCTTCAGGAACAGAACCACTCGTTAGAGTAATGGTAGAAGCTGAAACAGAAGAGAAAGCAAAAGAATTCGCAACAAGAATTGCTGAAGTTGTTGAAAAAGAAATGGGATTATAA
- a CDS encoding C40 family peptidase, which yields MRLVLSLLLMSFISISITPEAHALMLEKKASKPSALAPSELKTVEPSTTAAEFALKLAVGKRYVWGGNSDTDVDCSSFAQQFMRGYKGIEISRTTYDQVKEGTQVNNPAPGDLVFFNDFAHVGVYVGDGMMVDALNPEEGVGLRAVSYVHGKVDGYYRY from the coding sequence ATGAGATTAGTTTTATCACTATTACTAATGAGCTTCATTTCTATAAGCATCACACCTGAAGCACATGCCTTAATGCTAGAAAAGAAAGCAAGCAAACCGTCAGCATTAGCACCGTCAGAATTAAAAACAGTTGAACCAAGTACAACTGCTGCAGAATTTGCGTTAAAACTTGCGGTTGGAAAAAGATATGTTTGGGGTGGTAACTCAGACACAGATGTCGATTGTTCATCATTTGCCCAACAATTTATGAGAGGATATAAAGGAATTGAAATCTCGAGAACTACATATGATCAAGTAAAAGAAGGTACTCAAGTAAATAATCCTGCACCAGGAGATTTAGTCTTCTTTAATGATTTTGCGCACGTTGGAGTATATGTTGGTGACGGGATGATGGTCGATGCTTTAAATCCTGAAGAAGGTGTCGGATTACGTGCAGTATCTTATGTCCATGGTAAAGTCGATGGTTACTATAGGTACTAA